In one window of Erythrolamprus reginae isolate rEryReg1 chromosome 1, rEryReg1.hap1, whole genome shotgun sequence DNA:
- the CEBPZOS gene encoding protein CEBPZOS: MYSQTSVGLLKKIIALEIIGVLGAYTLYFKMKSSEDFRQKMKRRCPSVLEVYYKSNEWAGIYGLKEIDEEKWLTKKP; encoded by the exons ATGTATTCTCAAACTTCCGTCGGGCTCCTCAAAAAAATTATAGCTTTGGAAATTATTGGAGTTCTGGGGGCATATACTTTGTATTTCAAAATGAAGTCGAGTGAAG ATTTCAGACAAAAAATGAAGCGAAGGTGCCCATCTGTTTTGGAAG TTTATTACAAGAGTAATGAGTGGGCTGGTATTTATGGGCTCAAAGAGATAGATGAAGAGAAATGGCTtacaaaaaaaccctaa
- the SULT6B1 gene encoding sulfotransferase 6B1 isoform X1: MTDKKFVEEIEKALEKSRDLKLHELLFSYQGIPYPNTVCSAETFQALVNFESRKDDAVLVSYPRCGANWLILIVNDLIATTLKKKQENTELPFIECGDPEKFQRMKQFPSPRIVATHLHYNYLPQSIFKNKAKILVVFRNPKDTATSLYHFHNNAPTIPSYNSWEEFFPEFMNGKVAWGSYFDQAIAWNKHIDDENVLILIYEELKEDLVSGVKQIANFFGFPATTEQIQSIADRTTFQAVRDKSQETHGLAGPLLFRKGIVGDWKNVFNKAQNEQMDAKFKECLAGTKLGTKLKYDVYCKT; this comes from the exons ATGACAGACAAAAAATTCgtagaagaaatagagaaagcgCTGGAAAAATCCAGAGACCTTAAACTCCACGAACTTCTCTTTTCCTACCAGGGAATTCCCTACCCGAATACAGTGTGCAGTGCAGAGACGTTCCAAGCCCTGGTGAATTTTGAAAGCAGAAAAGATGATGCGGTGTTGGTGTCCTACCCCAGATGTG gAGCGAATTGGTTGATTCTCATTGTGAATGATCTGATTGCCACAACATTGAAAAAGAAGCAGGAGAACACAGAATTGCCATTTATTGAGTGTGGAGATCCAGAAAAGTTTCAG AGAATGAAACAATTTCCTTCTCCAAGGATTGTGGCGACCCATCTCCATTACAACTATCTGCCCCAATCTATTTTCAAAAATAAAGCCAAG ATATTGGTGGTGTTTCGAAATCCTAAAGACACAGCAACATCGCTTTACCATTTTCATAATAATGCACCCACCATTCCCAGTTATAATTCGTGGGAGGAATTTTTCCCAGAATTCATGAATGGAAAAG TTGCCTGGGGATCCTATTTTGATCAGGCTATCGCTTGGAACAAGCATATAGATGATGAAAACGTTCTGATTCTGATATATGAGGAGTTAAAAGAG GACCTGGTTTCCGGAGTAAAACAAATAGCTAATTTCTTTGGTTTCCCTGCTACTACTGAGCAAATTCAGTCTATTGCAGACAGAACTACCTTCCAAGCAGTGCGCGATAAGTCGCAGGAAACACATGGTTTGGCTGGTCCACTGCTCTTCCGGAAag GCATTGTAGGAGATTGGaagaatgtttttaataaggCTCAAAACGAGCAAATGGATGCTAAATTTAAGGAATGTTTAGCTGGAACCAAGCTGGGAACCAAGCTGAAGTATGATGTCTACTGCAAAACTTGA
- the SULT6B1 gene encoding sulfotransferase 6B1 isoform X2 gives MKQFPSPRIVATHLHYNYLPQSIFKNKAKILVVFRNPKDTATSLYHFHNNAPTIPSYNSWEEFFPEFMNGKVAWGSYFDQAIAWNKHIDDENVLILIYEELKEDLVSGVKQIANFFGFPATTEQIQSIADRTTFQAVRDKSQETHGLAGPLLFRKGIVGDWKNVFNKAQNEQMDAKFKECLAGTKLGTKLKYDVYCKT, from the exons ATGAAACAATTTCCTTCTCCAAGGATTGTGGCGACCCATCTCCATTACAACTATCTGCCCCAATCTATTTTCAAAAATAAAGCCAAG ATATTGGTGGTGTTTCGAAATCCTAAAGACACAGCAACATCGCTTTACCATTTTCATAATAATGCACCCACCATTCCCAGTTATAATTCGTGGGAGGAATTTTTCCCAGAATTCATGAATGGAAAAG TTGCCTGGGGATCCTATTTTGATCAGGCTATCGCTTGGAACAAGCATATAGATGATGAAAACGTTCTGATTCTGATATATGAGGAGTTAAAAGAG GACCTGGTTTCCGGAGTAAAACAAATAGCTAATTTCTTTGGTTTCCCTGCTACTACTGAGCAAATTCAGTCTATTGCAGACAGAACTACCTTCCAAGCAGTGCGCGATAAGTCGCAGGAAACACATGGTTTGGCTGGTCCACTGCTCTTCCGGAAag GCATTGTAGGAGATTGGaagaatgtttttaataaggCTCAAAACGAGCAAATGGATGCTAAATTTAAGGAATGTTTAGCTGGAACCAAGCTGGGAACCAAGCTGAAGTATGATGTCTACTGCAAAACTTGA